From a region of the Janthinobacterium sp. 61 genome:
- the murI gene encoding glutamate racemase, producing the protein MTSIASTARPDAPIGIFDSGVGGLSVLRHIRAQLPQEDLMYFADSAYAPYGDKTEQQVVDRSLAITAFLLQQGAKALVVACNTATIAAIKALRARYPDLPIVGVEPGLKPGASISRNGKIAVLATERALRGDKLLALREQVSAATGATFILQPCIGLADRIEQCELGNDPADATSAMLERYIAPMLELGVDTLVLGCTHYPFVQDAIVRTVRAHTQDQITLVDTGDAVARQLARLLDAASLRRIDNDAPRLQGYTTAKVESLAKAFAGLLDLQPPVAHLSV; encoded by the coding sequence ATGACTTCTATTGCAAGCACTGCCCGCCCAGACGCGCCCATCGGCATTTTTGACTCCGGCGTGGGCGGCCTGTCGGTGCTGCGCCATATCCGCGCGCAGTTGCCGCAGGAAGATTTAATGTACTTTGCCGATTCCGCGTATGCGCCATACGGCGACAAGACGGAACAGCAAGTAGTCGACCGTTCGCTGGCGATCACCGCCTTCCTGTTACAGCAAGGCGCGAAAGCATTGGTGGTGGCGTGCAACACGGCCACCATCGCCGCCATCAAGGCGCTGCGCGCGCGCTACCCGGACCTGCCCATCGTCGGCGTCGAGCCGGGCTTGAAACCGGGGGCCAGCATCAGCCGCAATGGCAAGATCGCCGTCCTGGCCACGGAACGCGCCTTGCGCGGCGACAAGCTGCTGGCCCTGCGCGAGCAGGTGAGCGCCGCCACGGGCGCCACGTTCATCCTGCAGCCCTGCATCGGCCTGGCCGACCGCATCGAGCAGTGCGAGTTGGGCAATGATCCGGCGGACGCTACGAGCGCCATGCTGGAACGCTACATCGCGCCCATGCTGGAGCTAGGCGTCGATACCCTGGTGCTGGGCTGCACCCACTACCCTTTCGTGCAAGACGCCATAGTACGCACGGTGCGCGCGCATACGCAGGATCAGATCACCCTGGTCGACACGGGCGACGCCGTGGCGCGCCAGCTGGCCCGCCTGCTGGACGCGGCAAGTCTACGCCGCATCGACAACGACGCACCGCGACTGCAGGGCTACACGACGGCCAAGGTCGAGTCCTTGGCGAAAGCCTTCGCCGGTTTGCTGGACTTGCAGCCGCCCGTCGCACACCTGTCCGTGTGA
- a CDS encoding AAA family ATPase has translation MNVPIPVPTSKKVNFPILDHIRVDGYLLYPGTEQNPGLNHSFLSGMNVIVGINGVGKTTLLNILFRMLAGDKDLRDGQELGDSKRTLRTVDSDIFAVRVPDRAKSATATLKFRLGVHTIEIKRSLKNLELLEFTVDPPDPQSQRLDDLGDTYKAVISRLAGLDDFYDFVLILRYLVFFLEDRRTLIWDKGAQTEVFRVLFFPDSVDHNYKDSLNNALSADSSARNIQAILTKERKRFDKAIVENAKAQPEELALLQAAANELERSLEDQTNKASDYDKQRRTLRQSLEQNRNDAERLLQEERALREELIAGIFPKMDDYSAFILSNIQSGRGCIVCGNKDAARLAEARKKLEESLDCPICSADISHQEANPYVEESVDGKERLNFLSQERKKYLSGEQALLVEIKQVSLKFIGAEESRWRLEGELNGLKTKIRIARSYLDKNTPSNLQDFSERLKALAETVEDYKYEKNDALVKIKTIVDALSTNVEGFKDELIEKFGVFIEAFLAERCELTHRTEPRNIGQMSSSIELLFPEFHVNMTSGVYRQSGTPREGAHTVSESQMEFIELAFRMGILAIAASDTAVTIVMETPEASLDAVFIPRAGHALNSFAKSATRLESTLITSSNLNGSQMIPALLGLVSPPSESSTSSSVGLTWNSMPMEERYDRVLNLLEYAAENAALHKFSQEYKARLDEAIMTLETEDA, from the coding sequence ATGAACGTCCCAATTCCAGTGCCGACCTCGAAGAAAGTAAATTTTCCAATTTTGGATCATATTCGCGTTGACGGATATTTGTTGTATCCAGGGACAGAACAAAATCCTGGGCTTAATCATTCTTTTCTTTCAGGAATGAACGTAATTGTTGGCATCAATGGCGTTGGGAAAACCACGCTTCTAAATATTCTTTTTAGAATGCTGGCGGGCGACAAAGATTTGCGGGATGGGCAGGAGTTAGGCGACTCGAAGAGAACCTTGCGAACTGTTGATTCCGATATTTTCGCGGTGCGCGTGCCGGATCGAGCAAAGAGCGCCACCGCGACCTTAAAATTCCGTTTGGGCGTTCACACGATTGAAATAAAGAGATCGTTGAAGAACTTAGAATTACTTGAATTTACTGTTGATCCTCCTGATCCACAATCCCAACGGCTCGACGATTTAGGCGATACCTATAAGGCTGTAATCAGTCGATTGGCAGGGCTTGATGATTTTTATGACTTCGTGCTGATACTTCGCTATTTGGTATTTTTCTTGGAAGACCGTCGTACGCTGATTTGGGACAAAGGGGCACAGACTGAGGTATTTCGTGTCTTGTTTTTCCCAGACAGCGTTGATCATAATTACAAGGACTCGCTAAACAATGCGTTGTCTGCAGATAGCTCTGCCCGAAATATTCAGGCAATCCTTACTAAAGAGAGAAAACGCTTCGACAAAGCAATAGTGGAAAACGCAAAGGCACAGCCAGAAGAGTTGGCATTGCTTCAGGCTGCGGCAAACGAGCTTGAGCGTTCACTTGAGGACCAAACAAATAAGGCATCGGACTACGACAAGCAGAGGCGAACGCTTCGGCAATCGTTGGAACAAAACCGTAATGACGCTGAACGCCTTCTCCAAGAGGAAAGGGCTCTGCGAGAAGAGCTGATCGCCGGAATTTTTCCGAAAATGGATGACTATAGTGCGTTCATTCTGTCGAATATTCAGTCTGGGCGAGGGTGCATTGTCTGCGGCAATAAAGATGCTGCGCGCTTAGCTGAGGCGCGGAAGAAGCTTGAGGAGTCGTTAGATTGCCCTATCTGTTCTGCTGATATCTCGCACCAAGAAGCGAATCCATACGTCGAAGAATCCGTTGACGGGAAAGAGCGCCTAAATTTCCTCTCCCAGGAACGCAAGAAATATCTCAGCGGGGAACAGGCATTGCTGGTTGAAATTAAGCAGGTAAGTTTGAAATTCATTGGAGCAGAGGAATCTCGCTGGCGTCTCGAAGGTGAGTTGAACGGCCTGAAAACGAAAATTCGGATCGCCAGATCGTACTTGGATAAGAACACGCCCTCTAATCTGCAGGATTTCAGCGAACGCCTCAAGGCATTGGCAGAAACGGTCGAAGATTATAAGTACGAAAAGAACGACGCTCTCGTAAAGATCAAGACGATCGTAGATGCATTGTCTACAAACGTCGAAGGGTTCAAGGATGAATTGATTGAAAAATTTGGTGTGTTTATCGAAGCGTTCCTCGCAGAACGCTGTGAACTAACTCACCGCACTGAGCCTCGAAATATCGGACAAATGTCATCCTCAATAGAGCTCCTTTTCCCCGAGTTTCATGTCAACATGACTTCCGGTGTGTATAGACAGAGCGGCACTCCACGAGAAGGTGCGCACACGGTCTCTGAATCGCAGATGGAATTCATCGAATTGGCTTTTCGCATGGGAATATTGGCCATCGCTGCTAGTGATACCGCTGTGACGATTGTGATGGAAACGCCAGAGGCGAGCTTGGATGCTGTCTTCATCCCTCGTGCTGGCCACGCGCTAAATAGCTTTGCCAAGTCGGCGACTCGTCTAGAGAGTACGTTAATAACGTCATCAAATCTAAATGGAAGTCAGATGATCCCTGCACTTCTTGGTTTGGTATCGCCGCCATCCGAATCCTCTACCTCCAGCAGTGTCGGACTGACATGGAATAGCATGCCCATGGAGGAAAGATATGACCGCGTCCTTAATCTCCTTGAATACGCCGCAGAAAATGCTGCGCTCCATAAATTTTCACAGGAATACAAGGCGCGTCTTGATGAGGCAATTATGACTCTAGAGACGGAAGATGCGTAA
- the acs gene encoding acetate--CoA ligase, with the protein MAAIENQGQGTEQQGPEESRVFEPSAAFAAQATISGMDAYRAMVADAERDYEGFWAKLARENLSWKKPFTRTLNEDNAPFYKWFEDGLLNVSYNCLDRNIENGLGDKTAIIFEADDGTVTKATYKELHEKVCKFANGLKAKGIAKGDRVIIYMSMSVEGVAAMQACARIGATHSVVFGGFSAKSLQERIIDAGAVAVITGDEQLRGGKKLPLKSIVDEALALGGCDCVKNVIVYKRTGSDLPMVAGRDTWLHDLVEGQSAQCEPEWVDAEHPLFILYTSGSTGTPKGVQHSSGGYLLWAALTMKWSFDIKPNDVFWCTADIGWVTGHSYIAYGPMAVGATQVVFEGIPTYPNAGRFWETIKKHNVSIFYTAPTAIRSLIKAADVDPKVHPSNYDLTSLRLLGTVGEPINPEAWMWYYKHIGGEKCPIVDTFWQTETGGHMITPLPGATPMVPGSCTLPLPGIMAAIVDEAGQDVPNGQGGILVVKRPWPSMIRTIWNNPERFKSSYFPEELGGKMYLAGDGAIRNKETGYFTITGRIDDVLNVSGHRMGTMEIESALVANPLVAEAAVVGRPDDTTGESICAFVVLKQARPTGEEAKKLALELRNWVGKEIGPIAKPKEIRFGDNLPKTRSGKIMRRLLRVLAKGETITQDVSTLENPAILDQLKETS; encoded by the coding sequence ATGGCCGCTATAGAGAACCAAGGGCAGGGCACAGAGCAGCAGGGACCGGAAGAGTCGCGCGTATTTGAACCGTCGGCAGCATTTGCCGCACAGGCAACGATTTCCGGCATGGACGCTTACCGCGCCATGGTGGCCGATGCCGAGCGCGACTACGAAGGCTTCTGGGCCAAGTTGGCGCGCGAAAACCTGAGCTGGAAAAAGCCGTTCACCCGCACCCTGAACGAAGACAACGCCCCGTTCTACAAGTGGTTCGAAGACGGCCTGCTGAACGTGTCCTATAACTGCCTGGACCGCAACATCGAAAATGGCCTGGGCGACAAGACGGCCATCATCTTCGAAGCGGATGACGGCACCGTCACCAAGGCAACATACAAAGAGCTGCACGAAAAAGTCTGCAAGTTCGCCAACGGCCTGAAAGCCAAGGGCATTGCCAAGGGCGACCGCGTCATCATCTATATGTCGATGTCCGTCGAAGGCGTTGCCGCAATGCAAGCGTGCGCGCGCATCGGCGCCACCCACTCCGTCGTGTTCGGCGGCTTCTCGGCAAAATCCTTGCAGGAACGCATCATCGACGCGGGCGCCGTGGCCGTCATCACGGGCGACGAGCAATTGCGCGGCGGCAAGAAGCTGCCACTGAAATCCATCGTCGACGAAGCGCTGGCGCTGGGCGGCTGCGATTGCGTGAAAAACGTCATCGTCTACAAACGCACGGGCAGCGACTTGCCGATGGTAGCTGGCCGCGACACGTGGCTGCACGACCTGGTGGAAGGCCAGAGCGCGCAATGTGAGCCGGAATGGGTCGATGCCGAGCATCCACTGTTTATCTTGTACACCTCCGGTTCGACGGGCACGCCGAAGGGCGTGCAGCATTCGAGCGGCGGCTATCTGCTGTGGGCCGCGCTGACGATGAAGTGGAGTTTCGACATCAAGCCCAACGACGTGTTCTGGTGCACGGCCGACATCGGCTGGGTGACGGGCCACAGCTACATCGCGTATGGCCCGATGGCCGTGGGCGCCACGCAAGTGGTATTCGAAGGCATCCCGACCTACCCGAACGCCGGCCGTTTCTGGGAAACCATCAAGAAGCACAACGTCAGCATTTTCTACACGGCGCCTACGGCCATCCGGTCGCTGATCAAGGCGGCCGACGTGGACCCGAAAGTCCATCCAAGCAACTACGACCTGACCAGCCTGCGTTTGCTGGGTACGGTTGGCGAGCCGATCAATCCGGAAGCGTGGATGTGGTACTACAAGCACATCGGCGGCGAGAAATGCCCGATTGTCGATACCTTCTGGCAAACGGAAACGGGTGGCCACATGATCACCCCGCTGCCAGGCGCCACGCCGATGGTCCCCGGTTCCTGCACCCTGCCATTGCCGGGCATCATGGCCGCCATCGTCGACGAAGCGGGCCAGGACGTGCCGAACGGCCAGGGCGGTATTTTGGTGGTAAAACGTCCATGGCCATCGATGATCCGCACGATCTGGAACAATCCCGAGCGTTTCAAGTCCAGCTACTTCCCGGAAGAGCTGGGCGGCAAGATGTACCTGGCAGGCGACGGCGCCATCCGCAACAAGGAAACGGGCTACTTCACCATCACGGGCCGCATCGATGACGTCTTGAACGTGTCGGGCCACCGCATGGGCACGATGGAAATCGAATCGGCGCTGGTAGCCAACCCGCTGGTGGCCGAAGCGGCCGTGGTGGGCCGTCCGGACGACACGACAGGCGAATCGATCTGCGCCTTCGTGGTGCTGAAGCAAGCGCGTCCGACAGGCGAAGAAGCCAAGAAGCTGGCCCTGGAGCTGCGCAACTGGGTCGGTAAGGAAATCGGCCCGATCGCCAAACCGAAGGAAATCCGTTTCGGCGACAACCTGCCAAAAACCCGCTCCGGCAAAATCATGCGCCGCCTGCTGCGCGTGCTGGCCAAGGGCGAGACGATCACGCAAGACGTCTCGACCCTGGAAAACCCGGCGATTCTGGATCAGCTGAAGGAAACGTCTTAA
- a CDS encoding DUF4102 domain-containing protein produces the protein MSKYVLRLTDELIKQAAPKDKIYKLFDGAGLYIVVQPSGSKVWRMKYRQQGGGESVLTFGRYPEVSIAKAREHRLAAHQMLERKQDPSTEFNREKLHPLPKPIPIDEIFDEPEWGHVQTSIRRATLLAIRHLETALFPALQRISISEAQHSIQQAAIRQIEQAGLQVVSRQLEGVATALAASYLRNGMSMDQLVSAMKESRRRVRRQGDNMQ, from the coding sequence ATGTCTAAGTATGTATTGCGCCTCACGGATGAGCTTATCAAGCAAGCTGCTCCGAAGGACAAAATATATAAACTATTCGATGGGGCTGGTCTGTACATCGTAGTGCAGCCCAGCGGCAGCAAGGTCTGGCGCATGAAGTATCGCCAGCAAGGCGGTGGAGAAAGCGTTCTGACTTTTGGCCGGTATCCCGAAGTCTCCATCGCCAAAGCCCGCGAACACAGGCTTGCAGCGCATCAGATGCTGGAGCGGAAGCAGGACCCGAGCACAGAATTCAATCGAGAAAAATTGCATCCACTGCCAAAGCCTATTCCAATCGACGAAATATTCGATGAGCCGGAGTGGGGCCATGTGCAGACCAGTATTCGGCGGGCGACCTTGCTCGCTATCCGTCACCTCGAAACCGCCTTATTTCCGGCATTGCAGCGCATTTCCATCAGTGAAGCACAGCACAGTATCCAGCAAGCAGCCATTCGGCAAATTGAACAGGCTGGTTTGCAGGTCGTCTCCCGTCAGCTGGAGGGTGTCGCGACGGCGCTCGCTGCCAGTTATTTACGTAACGGTATGAGCATGGACCAATTGGTTAGTGCGATGAAGGAGTCAAGGAGGCGGGTACGTCGCCAGGGCGACAACATGCAGTAG
- a CDS encoding AlpA family transcriptional regulator, with the protein MTTTKKFLRLPAVIEATGWSRATIWRKVKAGVLPAPIPIGPKSIAWDAEEIAQWQQRCIDARRGVA; encoded by the coding sequence ATGACCACGACTAAAAAATTCCTCCGCTTGCCTGCGGTAATCGAGGCTACCGGCTGGTCCCGTGCCACAATCTGGCGCAAGGTAAAGGCAGGCGTGTTGCCAGCGCCGATTCCTATCGGCCCCAAGTCCATCGCCTGGGACGCAGAGGAAATCGCTCAATGGCAGCAGCGCTGCATTGACGCTAGGCGTGGAGTCGCTTGA
- a CDS encoding response regulator, with amino-acid sequence MSQTTETTPGHSPVERRQGDQQASAGRKLNLLVVDDNQEVGESLAMLLEALGHSAVVVRNWQMAVEQVKLCVPDAVYLDIEMPGISGIEIGRRLHHHPETANAVLIAVTGHSLPMYMDDALAVGFRHFLVKPVRLEDLATTVQSVLAG; translated from the coding sequence ATGAGCCAGACAACTGAAACGACACCAGGCCATTCCCCCGTGGAGCGCCGCCAGGGCGACCAGCAAGCAAGTGCTGGGCGCAAACTCAATCTGCTGGTGGTCGACGACAACCAGGAAGTGGGCGAATCGCTGGCCATGCTGCTCGAAGCGCTGGGTCATAGCGCGGTGGTGGTGCGCAACTGGCAGATGGCCGTCGAGCAAGTCAAGCTGTGCGTGCCCGACGCCGTCTACCTCGACATCGAAATGCCCGGCATCAGCGGCATCGAAATCGGCCGCCGCCTGCACCACCATCCCGAGACAGCCAACGCCGTGCTGATCGCCGTCACCGGCCACAGCCTGCCCATGTATATGGACGACGCGCTGGCCGTGGGCTTCCGCCACTTCCTCGTGAAACCCGTGCGCCTGGAAGACTTGGCGACGACGGTGCAGTCGGTGCTGGCTGGCTAA
- a CDS encoding phage integrase N-terminal domain-containing protein: MRDLNYQLKQLCHRNRDGSFATQADRERLLNLCANDLAERGFQHMSVDSLKPKHVAALLDKWKQDGVSTGTIKNRMSALRWWAEKIGKENIIARTNGEYGIAERVFVTNVSKAKVLDADTLARVNDPCTRMSLQLQAAFGLRREESIKIKPGWADGGSILRLQDSWTKGGKYREVPITSMQQRALLEAAKALAGKGSLIPAQLRYRDQLNRFRAQCDKAGIHGVHGLRHEYAQRRYAELTGRPCPASGGLTSRQLDASQKIADQAARLKISTEMGHGREQVTSIYLGR, encoded by the coding sequence ATGCGCGACCTGAACTACCAGCTCAAGCAACTGTGTCACCGCAACCGGGATGGCAGCTTTGCGACGCAGGCCGACCGCGAGCGCCTATTAAACCTGTGCGCCAACGACCTGGCGGAGCGGGGCTTCCAGCATATGAGCGTGGACAGCCTGAAACCGAAGCATGTGGCGGCGCTGCTCGACAAGTGGAAGCAGGATGGCGTCAGTACCGGAACGATCAAGAATCGCATGAGCGCCCTGCGCTGGTGGGCCGAGAAGATCGGCAAGGAGAACATCATTGCGCGCACCAACGGCGAATACGGCATCGCGGAGCGGGTGTTTGTCACCAATGTCTCGAAGGCGAAGGTGCTCGACGCCGACACGCTCGCCCGCGTGAACGATCCTTGTACGCGCATGTCCTTGCAGCTGCAGGCGGCGTTTGGTTTGCGGCGCGAGGAAAGCATCAAGATCAAGCCGGGATGGGCCGATGGCGGGAGCATTCTGCGGCTGCAGGATAGCTGGACCAAGGGTGGCAAATACCGGGAGGTGCCGATTACCAGCATGCAGCAGCGCGCCCTGCTGGAGGCGGCCAAGGCGCTGGCGGGCAAAGGCAGCTTGATTCCGGCGCAGTTGCGGTATCGGGACCAGTTGAACCGCTTTCGTGCGCAGTGCGACAAGGCTGGCATCCATGGCGTGCATGGGCTACGTCATGAGTACGCACAGCGGCGCTATGCCGAGTTGACTGGCCGACCCTGTCCAGCCAGTGGCGGCCTGACTTCGAGGCAGCTGGATGCTTCGCAAAAAATCGCAGATCAAGCTGCGCGGCTGAAGATTTCGACGGAGATGGGACATGGACGTGAGCAGGTCACTTCCATCTATCTGGGCAGATGA
- a CDS encoding fumarate hydratase, whose amino-acid sequence MTVIKQEDLIESVAAALQYISYYHPADYIEHLARAYAAEQSPAAKDAIAQILTNSRMCAEGKRPICQDTGIVNVFLKIGMGVRFEGFSGTVTDAVNEGVRRAYNFDDNKLRASIVADPHFDRKNTKDNTPAVVHMELVEGNTVDVKVAAKGGGSENKSKMIMMNPSDSLVDWVMKTVPTMGAGWCPPGMLGIGIGGTAEKAMLMAKEVLMEDIDMFELKQRGPQNKLEELRIELCDKINSLGIGAQGLGGLTTVLDVKIMMHPTHAASKPVAMIPNCAATRHGHFVLDGSGPAYMTPPSLSSWPEVHWTPDTEKSKRVDLNTLTKEEVASWTPGQTLLLNGKMLTGRDAAHKRIQDMLAKGEELPVDFKNRVIYYVGPVDPVRDEAVGPAGPTTATRMDKFTDMMLEKTGLIAMIGKAERGPVAIESIQKHQSAYLMAVGGAAYLVSKAIKHAKVLGFADMGMEAIYEFDVVDMPVTVAVDTKGTSVHNTGPKEWQAKIEQLSSVSKIPVTVA is encoded by the coding sequence ATGACTGTCATAAAGCAAGAAGACCTGATCGAATCCGTCGCCGCAGCGTTGCAGTACATTAGCTACTACCACCCTGCTGATTACATCGAGCATCTGGCGCGCGCCTATGCGGCCGAGCAAAGCCCGGCGGCAAAAGATGCGATCGCGCAAATCCTGACCAACTCGCGCATGTGCGCGGAAGGCAAGCGTCCGATTTGCCAGGACACGGGCATCGTCAACGTCTTCCTGAAAATCGGCATGGGCGTGCGCTTCGAAGGTTTCAGCGGCACGGTCACCGACGCCGTCAACGAAGGCGTGCGCCGCGCGTACAACTTCGACGACAACAAGCTGCGCGCCTCCATCGTGGCCGACCCGCATTTCGACCGCAAGAACACCAAGGACAACACGCCAGCCGTGGTGCACATGGAACTGGTCGAAGGCAATACCGTCGACGTGAAAGTCGCTGCCAAGGGCGGCGGCTCGGAAAACAAATCCAAGATGATCATGATGAACCCGTCCGATTCGCTGGTGGACTGGGTCATGAAGACCGTGCCAACAATGGGCGCCGGCTGGTGCCCGCCTGGCATGCTGGGCATCGGCATCGGCGGCACGGCTGAAAAAGCCATGCTGATGGCAAAAGAGGTGTTGATGGAAGACATCGACATGTTTGAGCTGAAACAACGCGGCCCGCAGAACAAGCTGGAAGAACTGCGTATCGAGCTGTGCGACAAGATCAACTCGCTGGGCATCGGCGCGCAAGGCCTGGGCGGCCTGACGACCGTGCTCGACGTGAAAATCATGATGCACCCGACGCACGCCGCGTCGAAGCCTGTCGCCATGATCCCGAACTGCGCCGCCACGCGCCACGGCCACTTCGTGCTCGACGGCTCCGGCCCTGCCTACATGACGCCGCCATCGCTGTCGTCGTGGCCGGAAGTGCACTGGACGCCGGACACGGAAAAATCCAAGCGCGTCGACCTGAATACCCTGACCAAGGAAGAAGTCGCTTCGTGGACGCCGGGCCAGACCTTGCTGTTGAACGGCAAGATGCTGACGGGCCGCGACGCCGCGCACAAGCGCATCCAGGACATGCTGGCCAAGGGCGAAGAATTGCCGGTCGACTTCAAAAACCGCGTCATTTACTACGTCGGTCCCGTCGATCCGGTGCGCGACGAAGCCGTCGGCCCGGCCGGTCCGACGACCGCCACGCGCATGGACAAGTTCACCGACATGATGCTGGAAAAAACGGGCCTGATCGCCATGATCGGCAAGGCCGAGCGTGGCCCCGTCGCCATCGAATCGATCCAGAAGCACCAGTCGGCCTACCTGATGGCCGTGGGCGGCGCCGCCTACCTGGTGTCGAAAGCCATCAAGCACGCCAAGGTGCTGGGCTTTGCCGACATGGGCATGGAAGCGATCTACGAATTCGACGTCGTCGACATGCCAGTGACGGTGGCCGTGGATACGAAAGGCACTTCGGTGCACAACACGGGCCCGAAAGAATGGCAGGCGAAGATCGAGCAACTCAGTAGCGTCAGCAAGATTCCCGTGACGGTCGCTTAA
- a CDS encoding integrase arm-type DNA-binding domain-containing protein → MAKLIVPLSELQVKNAKPKDKPYKLSDGGGLFVEVMPSGSRIWRWKFRQANGKENALTFGPYPEITLQDAREKRLAARRLMLQGIDPAKHRDDAKRLLKERAANTFEKIAREWHANKVPTWSERTAKNVLQRLEADIFPAIGRRPIDELKHLDVIAALRKIEERGASEIAHRQKAVCASIFSYAIQCGFTERNLVTDMKDVLKTVRAGHFAAIETDELPKFLAILDRNEARMFAPTRIALRLMLLCFVRTSELIETPWSEIDLERGEWIIPWQRMKRGKLTVNPDMTNHHVCLSRQALELLRELHAITGRSKYLFPNQRDHEKPISNNTILVALGRMGYKGKMTGHGFRALAMSTIKERLGYRHEVVDRQLAHAPKDKVASAYDRAQFLAERRRMMQDWADYIDAVSGKGAPPQAPRLTLVSGEFSRDGGTGGHHV, encoded by the coding sequence ATGGCAAAGCTCATCGTACCGCTGTCCGAACTTCAGGTCAAAAACGCCAAACCAAAGGATAAACCATACAAGCTATCCGACGGCGGCGGCTTGTTCGTAGAAGTCATGCCGAGCGGGTCTCGTATCTGGCGCTGGAAGTTTCGCCAGGCCAACGGCAAGGAGAACGCACTGACGTTTGGTCCTTATCCGGAAATTACGTTGCAGGATGCGCGTGAAAAGCGCTTGGCAGCGCGGCGCCTGATGCTGCAAGGGATCGACCCGGCCAAGCATCGCGACGATGCCAAACGACTGTTGAAAGAGCGCGCCGCCAACACATTTGAAAAGATCGCCCGCGAGTGGCACGCCAACAAGGTGCCAACCTGGAGCGAGCGCACCGCCAAGAACGTCCTGCAACGGCTGGAGGCAGATATCTTCCCGGCCATTGGCCGCAGGCCCATCGATGAACTCAAGCACCTCGATGTAATCGCTGCGCTGCGCAAGATCGAGGAGCGCGGCGCAAGCGAAATTGCCCATCGCCAGAAGGCGGTATGTGCTTCAATTTTCAGCTACGCGATTCAATGCGGATTCACAGAGCGCAATCTGGTCACCGATATGAAGGATGTGTTGAAGACCGTCCGTGCCGGACACTTCGCCGCCATTGAAACCGATGAACTGCCGAAGTTTCTGGCCATTCTAGACCGCAACGAAGCACGCATGTTCGCGCCGACCCGCATTGCGCTGCGTCTGATGCTGCTGTGCTTTGTACGCACCAGCGAGTTGATTGAGACACCCTGGAGTGAAATTGACCTGGAGCGCGGCGAGTGGATCATTCCATGGCAACGCATGAAACGCGGCAAGCTGACCGTCAATCCTGACATGACCAACCATCACGTCTGCCTGTCGCGCCAGGCGCTGGAGCTGTTGCGCGAACTGCACGCGATCACGGGCCGCAGCAAGTACCTGTTCCCGAATCAGCGCGACCACGAAAAGCCGATCAGCAATAACACGATACTGGTGGCGCTTGGACGCATGGGATACAAGGGCAAGATGACCGGCCACGGCTTTCGGGCGCTGGCCATGAGCACCATCAAGGAGCGCCTGGGCTACCGGCATGAAGTCGTGGACCGGCAGCTGGCACATGCACCGAAGGATAAGGTGGCCAGCGCCTATGACCGCGCCCAGTTCCTGGCGGAGCGGCGCCGGATGATGCAGGATTGGGCCGACTATATCGATGCCGTCAGCGGCAAGGGAGCGCCGCCGCAGGCGCCAAGATTAACGCTGGTCAGTGGCGAATTCAGCCGGGATGGCGGAACAGGAGGGCACCATGTCTAA
- a CDS encoding TIGR00645 family protein: protein MIDHSQKPKHSKLHPLSAFIFMSRWLQLPLYLGLILAQCVYVFHFWVELSDLIGAVFGNDAALQHVISAVTVAGVPPPVKLNEATIMLVVLGLIDVVMISNLLIMVIIGGYETFVSRMHLDDHPDQPEWLSHVNASVLKTKLAMAIIGISSIHLLKTFINATAYAKEPNVVIAQTAIHMVFILSAMAIAYTDRIMTVTQNQARAPH, encoded by the coding sequence ATGATCGACCATTCACAAAAACCCAAACATAGCAAACTGCATCCCCTGTCCGCCTTCATCTTCATGTCGCGCTGGCTGCAGCTGCCGCTGTACCTGGGCCTGATCCTCGCACAATGCGTGTACGTATTTCACTTCTGGGTGGAACTGTCGGACCTGATCGGCGCCGTGTTCGGCAATGATGCGGCCCTGCAGCATGTCATCAGCGCCGTCACCGTGGCCGGCGTGCCGCCACCGGTCAAACTCAATGAAGCGACCATCATGCTGGTGGTGCTGGGCTTGATCGACGTGGTCATGATCTCGAATCTGTTGATCATGGTCATCATCGGCGGCTACGAAACGTTTGTCTCGCGCATGCACCTGGACGACCATCCGGACCAGCCTGAATGGCTGTCGCATGTGAATGCATCCGTGCTGAAGACGAAACTGGCGATGGCCATCATCGGCATTTCGTCCATCCACCTGCTGAAGACCTTCATCAACGCCACCGCGTATGCCAAGGAACCGAATGTGGTCATCGCGCAAACGGCGATCCATATGGTCTTCATCCTGTCGGCGATGGCGATTGCCTACACGGACCGCATCATGACCGTGACGCAGAACCAGGCCCGGGCGCCCCATTAG